A genomic region of Eucalyptus grandis isolate ANBG69807.140 chromosome 5, ASM1654582v1, whole genome shotgun sequence contains the following coding sequences:
- the LOC104444144 gene encoding uncharacterized protein LOC104444144 isoform X1: protein MRGDGSTAAVGLADKPSGDETDVEKQGGAVVSRESDGEAAMDGLAAGVNQATPLTVVVSGGGSCVPPEPAVKDSKVLECVVEEPPLVGSPKKGYFSRSGSSHEQCRVCQEEKEEDLIDLGCRCRGGIAKAHRSCIEAWFRTRGSNKCEICQQAAANVSPPESHSTQTSFWVWRIDPNHRGSGVAEQRRRGCFSPLWVAFSILIGGLFLDVLISVTLGISALPVNIIIGVIVVLGLGTALRLALEFCHEWSMRRVVQRVETNVNIGYHPGL, encoded by the exons ATGCGTGGCGATGGATCCACCGCTGCTGTGGGCTTGGCTGATAAGCCCTCTGGGGATGAAACCGATGTCGAGAAACAAGGTGGGGCGGTGGTTTCTCGGGAGAGCGACGGTGAGGCCGCGATGGATGGTTTGGCCGCTGGCGTGAATCAGGCGACGCCGTTGACTGTCGTGGTGTCTGGTGGCGGTTCGTGCGTGCCTCCAGAGCCTGCCGTGAAGGATTCGAAGGTATTGGAGTGTGTTGTTGAAGAGCCTCCTTTGGTGGGTTCCCCTAAAAAGGGTTACTTTTCGAGGAGCGGGAGCTCTCATGAACAATGCAG GGTCTGtcaagaggagaaggaagaagatttGATAGATCTTGGATGCCGATGTCGAGGCGGCATTGCAAAAGCGCACAGATCATGCATAGAAGCTTGGTTTCGCACCAGGGGTTCAAACAAATGCGAAATATGCCA ACAGGCAGCTGCGAATGTGTCACCTCCAGAGTCCCATTCTACT caGACAAGTTTCTGGGTTTGGAGGATTGATCCTAACCACAGAGGGTCTGGTGTTGCAGAGCAACGTAGGAGG GGCTGTTTCAGTCCACTCTGGGTGGCTTTCTCAATCCTCATTGGCGGTCTTTTCTTGGATGTGTTGATATCTGTGACACTTGGAATTTCAGCGCTTCCTGTTAATATTATCATTG GTGTTATCGTTGTGCTTGGACTTGGAACCGCACTCCGGCTTGCCCTCGAATTCTGCCATGAGTGGAGCATGAGGAGGGTGGTGCAAAGGGTGGAAACGAATGTGAACATCGGGTACCACCCTGGATTGTAG
- the LOC104444144 gene encoding uncharacterized protein LOC104444144 isoform X2 — MRGDGSTAAVGLADKPSGDETDVEKQGGAVVSRESDGEAAMDGLAAGVNQATPLTVVVSGGGSCVPPEPAVKDSKVLECVVEEPPLVGSPKKGYFSRSGSSHEQCRVCQEEKEEDLIDLGCRCRGGIAKAHRSCIEAWFRTRGSNKCEICQQAAANVSPPESHSTTSFWVWRIDPNHRGSGVAEQRRRGCFSPLWVAFSILIGGLFLDVLISVTLGISALPVNIIIGVIVVLGLGTALRLALEFCHEWSMRRVVQRVETNVNIGYHPGL, encoded by the exons ATGCGTGGCGATGGATCCACCGCTGCTGTGGGCTTGGCTGATAAGCCCTCTGGGGATGAAACCGATGTCGAGAAACAAGGTGGGGCGGTGGTTTCTCGGGAGAGCGACGGTGAGGCCGCGATGGATGGTTTGGCCGCTGGCGTGAATCAGGCGACGCCGTTGACTGTCGTGGTGTCTGGTGGCGGTTCGTGCGTGCCTCCAGAGCCTGCCGTGAAGGATTCGAAGGTATTGGAGTGTGTTGTTGAAGAGCCTCCTTTGGTGGGTTCCCCTAAAAAGGGTTACTTTTCGAGGAGCGGGAGCTCTCATGAACAATGCAG GGTCTGtcaagaggagaaggaagaagatttGATAGATCTTGGATGCCGATGTCGAGGCGGCATTGCAAAAGCGCACAGATCATGCATAGAAGCTTGGTTTCGCACCAGGGGTTCAAACAAATGCGAAATATGCCA ACAGGCAGCTGCGAATGTGTCACCTCCAGAGTCCCATTCTACT ACAAGTTTCTGGGTTTGGAGGATTGATCCTAACCACAGAGGGTCTGGTGTTGCAGAGCAACGTAGGAGG GGCTGTTTCAGTCCACTCTGGGTGGCTTTCTCAATCCTCATTGGCGGTCTTTTCTTGGATGTGTTGATATCTGTGACACTTGGAATTTCAGCGCTTCCTGTTAATATTATCATTG GTGTTATCGTTGTGCTTGGACTTGGAACCGCACTCCGGCTTGCCCTCGAATTCTGCCATGAGTGGAGCATGAGGAGGGTGGTGCAAAGGGTGGAAACGAATGTGAACATCGGGTACCACCCTGGATTGTAG
- the LOC104444146 gene encoding WAT1-related protein At3g30340 isoform X3 gives MSCAISMKNTRPKLTISILCYLFFSAIVGASLTQYFFLLGIQYTSATFSCAFINIVPVLTFIMALPFRIERVNIKRSSGKAKIVGTLVCVGGALTLTLYRGRPLFSSSHSQAVISMSDHATKLNSADRMQNWGLGLICLVLGTLLWSLWFLLQSKIAKRYPCQYSSTAIMCFFGSVQSAALSFSTSRSLSIWILRGRTEIFTVLFAGMVGSGLCYVGMSWCVKKRGPVFTAAFSPLVQIMAAMFDIPILHEQLHIGSLLGSVIVIIGLYILLWGKNKEMQDCAMKVAQEAEQIKEQELKLQVVTVSCESQNP, from the exons ATGAGTTGTGCAATATCCATGAA GAATACCAGACCAAAGCTCACGATTAGCATCTTATGTTATCTCTTTTTCAGCGCCATTGTAGG GGCATCGCTCACGCAATATTTCTTCCTCCTTGGTATTCAATACACATCTGCGACTTTCTCGTGCGCCTTCATTAACATCGTTCCTGTTCTCACATTCATCATGGCCTTACCTTTCAG GATAGAGAGGGTGAACATAAAGAGAAGCAGCGGAAAAGCCAAAATAGTTGGTACATTAGTATGCGTCGGTGGGGCTTTGACGTTGACTCTTTATCGAGGAAGGCCTTTGTTCAGCTCTTCACATTCACAGGCTGTTATTTCGATGAGTGATCATGCCACCAAACTCAATTCGGCTGATAGGATGCAGAATTGGGGACTCGGCTTGATTTGCTTGGTTCTCGGAACATTGCTCTGGTCTCTGTGGTTTCTTCTCCAATCCAAGATAGCCAAGAGATATCCTTGCCAGTACTCAAGCACAGCCATTATGTGCTTCTTTGGCTCCGTTCAGTCGGCTGCTTTGAGCTTCTCCACGTCCAGGAGCCTCTCTATTTGGATCTTAAGAGGAAGAACTGAAATATTCACCGTTCTCTTCGCC GGTATGGTAGGTTCAGGTTTGTGCTATGTTGGGATGTCATGGTGCGTCAAGAAACGGGGTCCCGTCTTCACGGCAGCATTCAGCCCCCTCGTCCAGATAATGGCGGCAATGTTTGATATCCCCATTCTGCATGAGCAGCTCCATATTGGGAG CTTGCTTGGGTCGGTCATTGTCATCATCGGCTTGTACATTCTTCTGTGGGGCAAGAACAAAGAGATGCAGGATTGTGCAATGAAAGTAGCTCAGGAAGCCGAACAGATCAAGGAGCAGGAGCTGAAGTTACAGGTCGTCACAGTGTCGTGCGAGTCGCAGAATCCCTAG
- the LOC104444146 gene encoding WAT1-related protein At3g30340 isoform X2, translated as MAIERSCNEWKPFFVMLAIDFAFAIVNILLKKVLEEGIDHLVLITYRLAISAIFLSPIGYFLERPKLTISILCYLFFSAIVGASLTQYFFLLGIQYTSATFSCAFINIVPVLTFIMALPFRIERVNIKRSSGKAKIVGTLVCVGGALTLTLYRGRPLFSSSHSQAVISMSDHATKLNSADRMQNWGLGLICLVLGTLLWSLWFLLQSKIAKRYPCQYSSTAIMCFFGSVQSAALSFSTSRSLSIWILRGRTEIFTVLFAGMVGSGLCYVGMSWCVKKRGPVFTAAFSPLVQIMAAMFDIPILHEQLHIGSLLGSVIVIIGLYILLWGKNKEMQDCAMKVAQEAEQIKEQELKLQVVTVSCESQNP; from the exons ATGGCTATAGAGAGGAGCTGCAACGAGTGGAAGCCTTTCTTTGTGATGCTGGCGATTGATTTTGCCTTTGCAATTGTGAATATTCTGCTTAAGAAAGTGCTTGAAGAGGGTATTGATCATTTGGTCCTAATCACATATCGCCTAGCAATTTCAGCCATTTTCTTGTCTCCGATCGGTTACTTTTTGGAAAG ACCAAAGCTCACGATTAGCATCTTATGTTATCTCTTTTTCAGCGCCATTGTAGG GGCATCGCTCACGCAATATTTCTTCCTCCTTGGTATTCAATACACATCTGCGACTTTCTCGTGCGCCTTCATTAACATCGTTCCTGTTCTCACATTCATCATGGCCTTACCTTTCAG GATAGAGAGGGTGAACATAAAGAGAAGCAGCGGAAAAGCCAAAATAGTTGGTACATTAGTATGCGTCGGTGGGGCTTTGACGTTGACTCTTTATCGAGGAAGGCCTTTGTTCAGCTCTTCACATTCACAGGCTGTTATTTCGATGAGTGATCATGCCACCAAACTCAATTCGGCTGATAGGATGCAGAATTGGGGACTCGGCTTGATTTGCTTGGTTCTCGGAACATTGCTCTGGTCTCTGTGGTTTCTTCTCCAATCCAAGATAGCCAAGAGATATCCTTGCCAGTACTCAAGCACAGCCATTATGTGCTTCTTTGGCTCCGTTCAGTCGGCTGCTTTGAGCTTCTCCACGTCCAGGAGCCTCTCTATTTGGATCTTAAGAGGAAGAACTGAAATATTCACCGTTCTCTTCGCC GGTATGGTAGGTTCAGGTTTGTGCTATGTTGGGATGTCATGGTGCGTCAAGAAACGGGGTCCCGTCTTCACGGCAGCATTCAGCCCCCTCGTCCAGATAATGGCGGCAATGTTTGATATCCCCATTCTGCATGAGCAGCTCCATATTGGGAG CTTGCTTGGGTCGGTCATTGTCATCATCGGCTTGTACATTCTTCTGTGGGGCAAGAACAAAGAGATGCAGGATTGTGCAATGAAAGTAGCTCAGGAAGCCGAACAGATCAAGGAGCAGGAGCTGAAGTTACAGGTCGTCACAGTGTCGTGCGAGTCGCAGAATCCCTAG
- the LOC120294137 gene encoding uncharacterized protein LOC120294137 — MLLVAVLAELMEQYTAVLARALQHLFGSAPLPRRVRFLILRSLPFAPSAFHPPFSFRASA, encoded by the coding sequence ATGTTACTGGTGGCGGTACTGGCGGAGCTGATGGAGCAGTACACGGCGGTTCTGGCGAGGGCGCTCCAGCACCTGTTCGGCAGCGCGCCGCTCCCGCGGAGGGTCCGGTTCCTCATCCTCCGCAGCCTCCCCTTCGCCCCCTCCGCCTTCCATCCTCCCTTCTCCTTCCGAGCCTCTGCGTAA
- the LOC104444143 gene encoding protein NTM1-like 9 yields the protein MGVLEMEALPLGFRFRPTDEELINHYLRLKINGRHSEVKVILEIDVCKWEPWDLPDLSVIKTDDPEWFFFCPRDRKYPNGHRSNRATDAGYWKATGKDRTIKSRKSGGATASLIGMKKTLVFYRGRAPKGERTHWIMHEYRATEQDLDGTGPGQAAYVLCRLFRKAEEKPEVVKYDEVEQTGLSPTAKSSPDEALSDVVPETPVSNVQVKSQSDGIKRWLTDESDKMTPSTQMPVESCSNSYIASDVEDGNTDGTPLEVNPLLESGPKFYDLPCDPTDHKGLFPEQTQLKTGQAPYMDSPFACDFGNDLEGLLFHDAGEHEITLSDLLDEVFNNQDDSCEESTSQKNSVGSEIPFDPPFNLSQPVLGVKDNVWYDDLVDNNNWMDALPLWGPSGAVASNNMAESTGESFNSNGGTPIKIRTRDSQVLPHSSDYGAQGTAPRRLRLAVDRANQLPRSVKLEGADEGMRGTGSNAEEEVQSTAEESSVNHNDNTIVGTNIKIRTRQPRHQPGSENSIVQGIAPRRIRLQMNSQSGSTRDDEVKTSSFDEEVQSAPTKVKEEMDNISDHNEPERDGQLPAHDKMTEIVEEPCTNLTLGSKPGGESRSHAMAPASLGIPSVRPASRSRLSLLFAVGMSLVIVLAVVFSGGVQRYIKLDIA from the exons ATGGGGGTGCTGGAGATGGAGGCGCTGCCGCTGGGGTTCAGGTTCAGGCCGACGGACGAGGAGCTGATCAACCACTACCTGCGGCTGAAGATCAACGGCCGCCACTCGGAGGTCAAGGTCATCCTCGAGATCGACGTCTGCAAGTGGGAGCCCTGGGATTTGCCAG ACTTATCGGTGATAAAAACGGATGATCCGGAGTGGTTCTTCTTTTGCCCCCGGGACCGGAAGTACCCGAATGGGCATCGGTCGAATCGGGCCACGGATGCTGGGTACTGGAAAGCCACGGGCAAGGACCGGACCATCAAGTCTCGCAAGTCAGGGGGTGCTACTGCCAGCTTGATCGGGATGAAGAAGACCCTGGTCTTCTACAGGGGTCGTGCGCCCAAGGGTGAGAGAACTCACTGGATTATGCACGAGTATCGTGCTACCGAGCAGGATCTTGATGGGACTGGACCCGGCCAG GCTGCTTATGTCCTCTGTCGTTTGTTCCGGAAGGCGGAGGAGAAGCCTGAAGTTGTGAAGTACGATGAAGTTGAACAAACTGGCTTATCTCCGACAGCCAAGTCCTCTCCTGATGAGGCATTATCGGATGTAGTTCCAGAAACTCCTGTTTCCAATGTCCAAGTAAAATCACAATCAGACGGAATCAAGCGGTGGTTGACTGATGAGTCGGACAAAATGACTCCTAGTACTCAGATGCCTGTTGAGAGCTGCTCCAATAGTTACATTGCCTCTGATGTGGAAGATGGTAACACTGATGGAACACCATTGgag GTAAATCCATTGCTCGAAAGTGGCCCCAAATTCTATGATCTGCCTTGTGATCCAACTGATCACAAAGGTTTATTCCCTGAGCAGACACAGCTAAAAACAGGGCAAGCTCCTTACATGGATTCTCCTTTTGCCTGTGATTTTGGCAATGATCTTGAGGGACTACTATTCCACGATGCTGGTGAGCACGAGATCACACTCTCGGATTTGTTGGATGAGGTCTTCAATAATCAAGATGACTCCTGTGAAGAGTCCACCAGTCAGAAGAATTCAGTTGGAAGTGAGATTCCATTTGATCCTCCGTTCAACTTATCCCAG CCGGTCCTAGGGGTCAAAGATAATGTATGGTATGATGATCTTGTTGACAATAATAATTGGATGGATGCGTTACCTTTGTGGGGACCATCTGGAGCTGTTGCTTCAAATAATATGGCAGAATCAACTGGTGAATCTTTCAATAGCAATGGTGGAACTCCGATCAAGATCAGGACACGTGACTCTCAAGTCCTACCACATTCAAGTGATTATGGAGCGCAGGGTACTGCTCCTAGAAGGTTGCGTCTGGCGGTGGATCGAGCCAATCAACTACCAAGAAGCGTAAAGCTAGAAGGAGCTGATGAGGGAATGAGAGGTACTGGCTCTAATGCAGAAGAAGAAGTTCAGTCAACTGCTGAGGAGAGTTCTGTTAACCACAATGACAACACGATTGTCGGAACCAATATCAAGATAAGGACCCGTCAACCTCGACATCAACCAGGCTCAGAGAATTCAATAGTTCAAGGTATTGCTCCCAGAAGAATCCGGCTGCAGATGAACAGTCAATCTGGGTCAACTAGGGATGATGAAGTTAAAACTTCAAGCTTCGATGAAGAAGTACAGTCTGCTCCTACCAAG gTCAAAGAAGAAATGGACAATATTTCTGATCACAACGAACCAGAGAGAGACGGTCAGCTTCCTGCTCATGATAAGATGACAGAAATTGTCGAAGAGCCGTGTACAAACTTAACGTTGGGGTCAAAACCAGGTGGGGAATCACGTAGTCATGCGATGGCTCCAGCATCTTTGGGAATACCTTCAGTACGCCCTGCTTCTCGTTCCCGCTTATCTTTACTTTTCGCAGTCGGCATGTCTCTTGTCATAGTCCTGGCCGTAGTTTTCTCTGGTGGGGTACAGAGATACATCAAACTGGACATTGCGTAG
- the LOC104444145 gene encoding uncharacterized protein LOC104444145 produces the protein MPLEEEKPKKLDHDDARDMVSAIVGRIFKLQRPGSSQMSEGDDDSGTGIVTLAGNNIGATLKGEMDQKSGDSDDELDAMITHVNSNFQAVNNSIMMGGSYTTNDPGVHLEVCDFFEHRGKDHHKSEKHGKKEKKKKKKKKDQESGKSDEHTEHSAEDSK, from the coding sequence ATGCCTCTAGAAGAAGAGAAGCCGAAGAAGCTCGACCACGATGATGCCCGGGACATGGTCTCGGCGATCGTGGGCCGGATCTTTAAACTCCAAAGGCCTGGCTCGAGCCAGATGTCTGAGGGGGACGATGACAGTGGCACGGGGATTGTCACGCTGGCGGGGAACAACATCGGCGCCACCCTGAAGGGCGAGATGGATCAGAAGTCAGGTGATTCTGATGACGAGCTTGATGCGATGATCACACAcgtgaacagcaacttccagGCCGTGAACAACTCGATCATGATGGGCGGGAGCTACACGACCAATGACCCCGGTGTGCATTTAGAAGTGTGTGACTTTTTTGAGCACCGTGGAAAGGACCACCACAAGTCAGAGAAGCACggcaagaaggagaagaagaagaagaagaagaagaaggaccaGGAAAGTGGGAAGAGTGACGAGCACACTGAGCACTCTGCTGAGGACAGTAAATGA
- the LOC104444146 gene encoding WAT1-related protein At3g30340 isoform X1, with amino-acid sequence MAIERSCNEWKPFFVMLAIDFAFAIVNILLKKVLEEGIDHLVLITYRLAISAIFLSPIGYFLERNTRPKLTISILCYLFFSAIVGASLTQYFFLLGIQYTSATFSCAFINIVPVLTFIMALPFRIERVNIKRSSGKAKIVGTLVCVGGALTLTLYRGRPLFSSSHSQAVISMSDHATKLNSADRMQNWGLGLICLVLGTLLWSLWFLLQSKIAKRYPCQYSSTAIMCFFGSVQSAALSFSTSRSLSIWILRGRTEIFTVLFAGMVGSGLCYVGMSWCVKKRGPVFTAAFSPLVQIMAAMFDIPILHEQLHIGSLLGSVIVIIGLYILLWGKNKEMQDCAMKVAQEAEQIKEQELKLQVVTVSCESQNP; translated from the exons ATGGCTATAGAGAGGAGCTGCAACGAGTGGAAGCCTTTCTTTGTGATGCTGGCGATTGATTTTGCCTTTGCAATTGTGAATATTCTGCTTAAGAAAGTGCTTGAAGAGGGTATTGATCATTTGGTCCTAATCACATATCGCCTAGCAATTTCAGCCATTTTCTTGTCTCCGATCGGTTACTTTTTGGAAAG GAATACCAGACCAAAGCTCACGATTAGCATCTTATGTTATCTCTTTTTCAGCGCCATTGTAGG GGCATCGCTCACGCAATATTTCTTCCTCCTTGGTATTCAATACACATCTGCGACTTTCTCGTGCGCCTTCATTAACATCGTTCCTGTTCTCACATTCATCATGGCCTTACCTTTCAG GATAGAGAGGGTGAACATAAAGAGAAGCAGCGGAAAAGCCAAAATAGTTGGTACATTAGTATGCGTCGGTGGGGCTTTGACGTTGACTCTTTATCGAGGAAGGCCTTTGTTCAGCTCTTCACATTCACAGGCTGTTATTTCGATGAGTGATCATGCCACCAAACTCAATTCGGCTGATAGGATGCAGAATTGGGGACTCGGCTTGATTTGCTTGGTTCTCGGAACATTGCTCTGGTCTCTGTGGTTTCTTCTCCAATCCAAGATAGCCAAGAGATATCCTTGCCAGTACTCAAGCACAGCCATTATGTGCTTCTTTGGCTCCGTTCAGTCGGCTGCTTTGAGCTTCTCCACGTCCAGGAGCCTCTCTATTTGGATCTTAAGAGGAAGAACTGAAATATTCACCGTTCTCTTCGCC GGTATGGTAGGTTCAGGTTTGTGCTATGTTGGGATGTCATGGTGCGTCAAGAAACGGGGTCCCGTCTTCACGGCAGCATTCAGCCCCCTCGTCCAGATAATGGCGGCAATGTTTGATATCCCCATTCTGCATGAGCAGCTCCATATTGGGAG CTTGCTTGGGTCGGTCATTGTCATCATCGGCTTGTACATTCTTCTGTGGGGCAAGAACAAAGAGATGCAGGATTGTGCAATGAAAGTAGCTCAGGAAGCCGAACAGATCAAGGAGCAGGAGCTGAAGTTACAGGTCGTCACAGTGTCGTGCGAGTCGCAGAATCCCTAG